One window of Pleurodeles waltl isolate 20211129_DDA chromosome 3_1, aPleWal1.hap1.20221129, whole genome shotgun sequence genomic DNA carries:
- the LOC138283275 gene encoding hatching enzyme 1.2-like: MDRLVKQSPDQTVQIQNEDDPHRSRMAKAVVISRPSSLVTMSASQAAMQARPSAEIRRSHETSQPLIVEFGSMAPELVQYGHLNLLQDYGNVPFLPDAEHPPEAKNLDVFEIISKENEKSSLLLHAGDIIVKPGRSAIRCQDSSCFWPKSSDGTVQVPYTVSGFGASDVAKITEAMKEFTSMTCIRFVNRTAETDYVQISSGNG; the protein is encoded by the exons atggatagacTGGTCAAACAAAGTCCTGATCAAACTGTCCAGATCCAAAACGAGGATGATCCTCATCGCTCCAGAATGGCCAAGGCAGTGGTCATTTCTAGACCTTCTTCCCTGGTCACTATGTCCGCATCTCAGGCTGCCATGCAGGCCAGACCTTCTGCCGAAATACGGAGGTCACATgagacatcccaacctctcattgttgaatttggcagcatggctcctgagctagtgcagtatggtcaCCTTAACCTGCTGCAAGACT ATGGAAATGTGCCTTTTCTTCCAGATGCAGAACACCCACCTGAAGCAAAAAACTTGGATGTCTTTGAGATCATCAGCAAAGAGAACGAAA AGAGCTCCCTGCTTCTGCATGCTGGAGACATCATTGTGAAACCTGGCCGCAGTGCCATCAGATGTCAGGACAGCAGCTGTTTTTGGCCCAAATCTAGTGATGGAACCGTTCAAGTACCCTACACTGTCAGTGGTTTCG GTGCTAGTGATGTTGCTAAAATCACTGAAGCTATGAAAGAATTTACATCAATGACCTGCATCCGCTTTGTGAATCGAACAGCAGAAACCGACTACGTCCAGATTTCATCTGGAAATGGGTAA